The bacterium DNA window CATTGACGAAGCCTTTGCCCGCAAGAGCAGCGAGCGCGAGAAGGCGTCCACGGCACTCAATGCCCACGACCAGCGCGTGCTGGAGGCGTCGCAAGCGGTGGATGCCGCCAGCGCGAGCGGCGACGCCCAGCAGATTCGCACCGCCATGGCGGCGCTGGAAGCCGCCTTGCGTGGTCAGGCGGAGGCAGCGGCTGAACCTGCTCGTGGCGGGTCGAATGCCGTTGCCACGCCTGCCGAGGCCGGCGCCACGGACGTGAAGGCAGAAGAACCACTGATGGCACCGGCAGCAGATGGTTCTGCGCCGGCCGATGCCGAGGGCGAAGTCTCCGCGGCGGAGGCCCCGGCACCCGCCAAGCCTGCCGCCCCGCCCAAGAAGATCGTGGCGGTGCGTGGCGACGACCGGCCGGGCATGAAAAAGACCGAACCCGCCGGACGTGATGACCGACGGGGGGCTCCGGGCCGCGACAGCCGTGATGCACGGGGTGGTTTTGGCGGCCGTGGGGACGGGCGAGATGCCCGCGACGGGCGCGGCGGCGAACGGTTTGACCGCGAGCCGCGGGGCCCGCGCCTGGGGGATGCCGCTTTCCGTGCCCAGCGTCAGGCGATCGAACACGCCGAAGCGGCGCTTCGCAAGCTCGCGGCGCAGGCGCACGGCGAGGTGTTGACCCAGCTGCTGACCGCCTGGGAACAGCGCGACGCATCGCAGTTGCCGACGGCGCAGGCGCTGGGTTCGCGGGTCAACGCGGCAACCCGCAGCGCGTGGTCCCAGAGCCTGAACGGGGGGGCACCCGCCGCGGTGCCTGCCGATGCCTTGCTGCGCCTGGAGATGGCGGCCGAAGTGCCCACGCCGGCCGAACTGCTGGATGCCCGCCGCATGCTGCAACTGCAGTTGCTCACGCGCCGCCACGAAGCCGCGCCGGCCGATACCTGGGCCCAGGATGTGTCCCGCGTGCTGGCCGGTGATTTTGACGCTGGCGCTGCGCGCCGCCTGCAGAACGCGCTCAAGGTCCTTCTCAAGCGTTGAGAGGCACTGAGGCGTGGGCGACCGCCTGCCTGGCCAGGTGGGCGGTGGCCGTTTACGGCGGGTGGGCCCGGAAGAACCCGTCGTACAGCGGTAGCAGGGTCGGGCATTCGAGGGCGAAGCGCTCGCGGTTGACGAAGTAGGCCTCGCAGGTCACCGCGAAGAACTCGGCCGGGTCCTTGGCGGCATAACTGTCCAGCCAGGGGCGTTCACCGCCAAAACGTTCAGCGAGGGTCAGCGCTTCTCGAAACTGTGTGTAGGCCTCGGTCATGGTCCGGCGCCAGTGTTGTCTGGCCTGGGCCGAATGGGCCGAACCCCACAAGCCCTGGGTCATCGCGGGTGCGCCATCCGGGGT harbors:
- a CDS encoding zinc-dependent peptidase — its product is TPDGAPAMTQGLWGSAHSAQARQHWRRTMTEAYTQFREALTLAERFGGERPWLDSYAAKDPAEFFAVTCEAYFVNRERFALECPTLLPLYDGFFRAHPP
- a CDS encoding DUF349 domain-containing protein; this encodes IDEAFARKSSEREKASTALNAHDQRVLEASQAVDAASASGDAQQIRTAMAALEAALRGQAEAAAEPARGGSNAVATPAEAGATDVKAEEPLMAPAADGSAPADAEGEVSAAEAPAPAKPAAPPKKIVAVRGDDRPGMKKTEPAGRDDRRGAPGRDSRDARGGFGGRGDGRDARDGRGGERFDREPRGPRLGDAAFRAQRQAIEHAEAALRKLAAQAHGEVLTQLLTAWEQRDASQLPTAQALGSRVNAATRSAWSQSLNGGAPAAVPADALLRLEMAAEVPTPAELLDARRMLQLQLLTRRHEAAPADTWAQDVSRVLAGDFDAGAARRLQNALKVLLKR